The Brassica napus cultivar Da-Ae chromosome C7, Da-Ae, whole genome shotgun sequence genomic interval GCCTGGGAGATACTTTGTGATCGACAAAATACTACTATGCTCTATCCAACACAAGTAAACATGAGAGAGGAATCAATAGCGTACGATAGATGGAACGTTCTCTCTACTTTGGAGGAGAAAATTCTCAGTCAAAAGGCAAAGGTCCATTGGTTGGATATCGGTGATGGGAATAACAAGCAGTTCCATCGTGCTGCTAAAGTAAGGGAAGTGCGAAATGGGATCAGAGAGATCCAGAGAGAAGACAGTACTATAGCACGAACTCAAGAGGAAATTAAAGTGGTAGCAGTGGAACATTTCTCTCAATTTTTAGCTCACATACCGGATGATTTTGTGGGAATTACTGAAGCAGAGCTAAATTTATTGTTGGGGTTCGAATGCGATGAAGGAGATATGAGGATCTTAGACAAGGAGGTATCAGAGGAGGAGATAAAGAATGTTTTATTTGCAATGGCGGCAAATAAATTACCAGGTCCGGATGGGTTTACTTGCGAGTTCTATAAATCAGCTTGGCCGGTTATTGGCAATGACTTTGTGGTAGCAGTTCAGTCATTTTTCACCACAGGTTTCCTTCCAAAAGGCATAAATTCTACCATCTTAGCTCTTATACCGAAGAGAGATGAAGCAACGAAAATGGGTGACTATCGACCTATCTCATGTTGTAATGTCTTATACAAGGTGCTTTCGAAGATTCTGGCCAAccgattaaaaaaaattctccctAAGTTCATCTCCACCAATCAATCAGCATTTGTCAAAGATCGCCTCCTCATGGACAACGTATTACTTGCGTCTGAGCTGGTGAAAAGCTACCACAAACCATTGATATCTTCTCGATGTGCAGTAAAGATTGACATCTCTAAGGCATTTGACTCGGTTCAATGGTCTTTTTTGCTGTCTATTCTAGCTGCTATAAAGCTTCCGGATAAGTTTATTCTTTGGGTGAAGAATTGTATTGAACTGGCATCCTTTTCGGTTCAGATAAATGGGGAATTGGCTGGATATTTTAATAGCTCCAGAGGGCTTCGTCAAGGATGCTCCCTATCCCCGTACCTGTTTGTAATTTGCATGGAGGTGCTAACTAAATTGTTGAATAAAGCCgcagaggagaagaagatagGATATCACCCTTATTGTCAAGAGGTTCAGCTGACTCACCTTTGCTTTGCTGATGACCTCCTGGTGTTCTCAGATGGGAAAAAAGGTTCGGTAGAAGGGATTCTTGAAGTGTTCAAAGAGTTTGCACGCATATCAGGCTTACGTATAAGTCTTGAAAAATCCACTCTGTTCTTGGCCGGTGTGTGTGAAGAAAGAGAGGCTATTCTTGAGCAATTCCTGTTTGAAGTGGGAACTCTTCTGGTTCGGTATCTCGGGGTACCGCTTCTAACTAAGCATATGACCTCAAGTGACTACTCTCCATTGATAAACCGAGTAAAAAAACGGATTACTTCTTGGACGGCAAGGCAGCTCTCCTTTGCAGGTCGCTTACAACTCATTGGTTCTGTGATACATAGTATCACCAACTTTTGGATGTCGGTATACAGGCTTCCAAAACAATGCATCAAGGAGATCGATCAACTCTGTTCACCTTTCTTATGGTCTGGACCGGCTATGTCCACGACAAAAGCTAAGATATCTTGGGACAAGGTCTGCAGTCAAAGGAAGAAGGTGGGCTGGGACTACGATCACTATCAGAAACAAACAGAGTATGTTGCTTAAAACTTATCTGGCGAGTTGTGTCTCAGTCTACTTTATGGGTCCAATGGGTTAAAAGATATTTGATAAGAAAGGGCTCATTCTGGAGCATAAATGAGGCAAGTTCTCTTGGCTCTTGGATTTGGAAGAAGCTGTTGAAATACAGAGCGCTGGCCAGATATTTTGTTAAAGTTGAAATAAGGAGTGGTGCTACCACCTCCTTTTGGTTCGACGAGTGGTCCCCCCTGGGGAGGATAATCGAGCTCACAAATATGCAAGGATGCATCGAACCTGGTATTAATATCAATGCCTCTGTGGAATTTGTAGTTCAAAACTATAGGAGCCCCCGATATAGAGCAGAACACCTCATCACCATAGATAAGGAGATTCTGAAGCTGAGATTAAAGGGACTTCTTGAAGAAGACGATGTGGTTTTGTGGAAAGGAAAAGGAGATGTGTTCAGACCTGGTTTCGACACGAACCAGACTTGGACTCTTACGCGTGTGCAGCAAGTAAAGGTCCCGTGGTATAAGGGCATCTGGTTCTCTGGATCAACTCCTAAATACTCGGTCATGGCTTGGATTGCAGTACATAACCGACTGGCAACAGGAGATAGATTGCTGCAGTGGAACCCTCAGGCGAATGCTCAGTGCTTGCTCTGCAATGCTGCTGTTGAGTCCCGAAATCATCTATATTTCACCTGTCCTTTCTCAGAGGTCATTTGGAGAAACCTCACTAAGAAACTTTTGAGGCAGAGCTACTCAAACATTTGGGGTCAGGTTCATGCTTTGTTATCTACAAATACCATCTCAGGAGATACCAAGTTTCTTCTGCGATATGTATTCCAACTCTCTGTGCATACCATTTGGCTTGAGCGAAACGGGAGAAGGCATGGCACGGTCAATCGTCCCCCAAGTCTTCTTATCAAGTTCATCGACAAGCAAGTACGGAACCGAATCAGTTCTTTACGTGGACGAGGAGGAACAACTTTCAACAAAACAATGGTGGTCTGGTTTTCTACTAGAGACTAGACTGCTGTGATTTATGAATGTTTCAAAAAACTATCTCTCGTATTAGACTAAAGATGCACTAGTTGTACAAAAGCCttttttgatttgaataaatttaacattctttcaaaaaaaaaagaagcatgtGACTAATTGACATAGACAAAGGATATATAGACAAAATAACTGTTACTAACaaagaaatgaaaatataacATGAATAATTcaaactcatttaaaatttttatttccaCCCAATAATTCAAACTCATTTATTctataatagaatttttttatattaaaatttatgatttttttatgatctataaatagagactaCTTTcatttcatttggatacattaaaaaaacatatttttcattataatcaactattttaattgttttaagtaatattaattttagtattatttaaaaaaaataagataggtatataaataaaataaaaattattaaaagttatgttattttagtttttaagttaattaaaattacattattaatttgtaattattatattgtaaatgataaatatatgaattaactGTAGCAAACATGAATAAttcaaactctctctctctctctctctctctctctctctctctctctctctctctctctctctctctctctctctctctctctctctctctctctctctctctctctctctctctctctctctctctctctctctctctctctctctctctctctctctcttcctcaatttgtaagaagcttgaggctttaataatttatacaaaAGGTTGAGTTGACACAAGACAAGAAGAATAAGATGACATTTTACATTCGTCTCGAATCTTCCAAGGTTCGTCATTTTCTCATAGCCAATCTTCTGCATATTTCTTTTTCCGCTGATTCTTTAGTTATGGAAGAGGTTTTGCTAAGAGATAAAAATTTAACAACACAGATCtatattttctttgaaaactATAAGTCTGGCTGGTGTTATCTTGCTAGGTCAGGTTCTTATCTGTAATTTCTACAGCTTTTTTGTTGTTAATTTGAAAGATTCTCTTCAAACTCAAATTGAAAAACTAAACATGAGTTAATGATGACTCATGTTTCACTTTTGTTGAAATCTGATCATGGTTTTGCTATACATGGTAACTTGAGAGGAAGGTTGGATGTGAAGATGATGCTGGAGacggtggagaagaagaatcttAGTGGCAGATTCATCTGTTGCATTAACGTGGTGGAGATTCATCTCAGAAACAGAGGAGATGATAGCTTTGATGGTTCATCCGATTGTTGGAAGTTACAAAGCCACTGAAATATGATTTGAACAATGAGATAGGTGTGTCTGCAGAAGAGAAGGCAATGGATCGGTCGACGAACCCTATTTTGTCTCAGTTTTACTTTTCGTGACTCTTTAGTTTATGTGGATATTATAAATGTGTACACTCTGACAGCAAATAAACAGTGTACATATGGATAGTAATCTTACTGTACATATAAATCTTGTTTAACAATCTGAACGATGTGACTTCTTTTGGTTAACTAGTATATGATTATCTTTGGCTATAATGAAAAGGCTTGATCATCTTAATGAGAAGGCTAGAGCAATCATTGTAACGAGAAGGCTTGATCATCCTAATGTACTGAAGTTAGAAGCTTGATCAATACGTCTGGTTTCATCTTCTCCttacttttattttgtatatatatatagaaaatgagCGTACAAGCCAAGCTGATACAAAGCAAAACTACAAAATATGTATAATCACAATTAAACACATGTACATATGTACACTAAACAAATGTACATATGTTTCACAAATCCTCCCACTGACCGTACAAATGCTTTACAAACCTTTCCATTCTAAATAAGATTTAAGCAACTAATTTTCCTCTTTCTCTACTAGGTTAGTGCAATCAGAGAAAAAACTTGTTTTAGACAAATGCAGTGATTGCATTATTTCAGAAATTTGTCTATGCTACTATTTTGTGCTATGACTATGTAAATGTGTTTAGGAATGTTTTTATcaacattttatatttctttgttagatcttgtttttgtatttgTAAATTGAAACATATGTATGTCCAACATTAGTGTCCACATGTACACATAAACCTCATTATCCACGTGTACGTATCCACATGTACACCGATTTGTAATATCCACAGCTTATGATATCCATGTGTACACCAAAGTCATgactaaaatgatattttcaagTAGGCTTTCATAAGTATATCATCTCCACATATGAAATATATTTCCACTTAGATTGAACCACTTGTACATGtatgttggacccaatttcggtCAATACATTAATGGGCCGTGCCCAAAGATATGGACCGTGAGGAACTAAAGCCCATAGCAAGCGTGCGAGCTCGAGGCGGAGCCATCGAAGTCCCGAAGATCGCGGAACAAGAGACGAAGATCGCGGAGCAGTTACGAAGGTCACGAGGTCGACTTACTATAAAGGAAGGAGAACAGACATGAAGAAGGACatgttgaaaaccctagagagagttACACACATACATCGACCTTGTTTTCATCCCAATCTTAGATCCTTTCTTGACCGATCTCATTTGTATCATTCGATCTAGTTCAACTCActgtattcgatcttattcatcaataaagtctATTTTTACCTACTGGAAAATGTTTACATCTTTGtcttctaaagatatcgttgcctacatcatttgtcttccctagatcaaactCCCGATCattatcaaatacttagtgtagattttaggttctacattTTGGCGCCGACTGTGTCGTagataaacgaaaaacatcTTTGCTAAAAAACTGATCTAAGTTTCCTAAGCGCGACTATGGATCCCTCCCCAATAAGATCCAACTGCATCGAATCAATCGATCTCGACCTCTTCAGATCGATGAGGCCGATCGCATCAAGAAAGGTCAATATTCCTGACAAACGATCATGCGCTTCGCGAGAAGCGATTAATAGCTCCACCATCATCGCCTTCGAGGATACAATACCAAAAGGAGAAATCGTGACTTTCCACGAGCACGAAACTATAAAGCTCGATATTCCCCACGACGATGCCTTGGTGATCGCATTGGAAGTCGAAGGCGCCGTCTTCTCGAAAATCCTCGTTGACACCGGAAGCGCTGTCGACGTCATCTTACAAAAAACGTTACAGTCGCTCGAGCAACCGATCCCAATGATTAGACAAGAAACAACTCCCCTCGCTAGCTTCGGAGGAAAGTCGGTCAGTTCGCTCGGGATCATATTATTAACCACCAGAGTTTACGATCTGAAACTGAAAACAGAATTCACCGTAGTCGATCATCCTATGCCTTTTGATGCCATCGTAGGGCGCCCCTGGTTGCACCAAATGAGGCGGTCCCCTCGTTTTATCACCAATGTGTGAAGTTTTTATGTCCAACTGGCGAGAAAACCATACTCGAAAGCCAAAAACAAGCTCGAGCCTGTTACATGTCCGAATTCCGAAAGATGCCACAAAAGGAGGAGAATATCCCACTCGCACGCGACCTCTCAGTTAGAGATCATGCAAGGATCTATCGAGCGTCATCCCTCTGGACGAAAGTTACCCAGAAAAAAAGCGTTAACATCGGGAATGGCTCCCCGCCGAAAGATGGGAAGCTCGAAAAATAAAAGCCCGGAGCTCGCGCTATTGTATTATGGAGGAAAAACTATACAAAAGAAGCCTAGACGAGCCATATCTGTTAGGCGTATCAATTAAGGACGCATTCACAATCCTGAAGTAAACTCACGGGGGATCGTGCGGAAGCCATTCTGGCGGACGGTCCCTAGCAATCAGGATAAAGAAGCTAGGCTACTTTTGGCCAACGATCGCCGATGATAGCGAACAATTCGCGCTAAAATGCGAcaaatgccaaaggcacgcACCGATGATACATCAACCAACTCAAAAACTATCTACCATATCTTCACCATATCCTTTTATGAAATGGTCCATGGACGTAGTAGGCCCGCGAGTACCTTCTGGGCCGGCCCAATTGTGATTCCTTCTAGTATGAACCGACTATTTCACCAAGTGGATCGAAGCGGAAGCATTCTCCAACATCACCTCTACCACGGTAACCAGCTTCATTTTGGAAAACATCATCTGTCGACACGGTTTACCATACGAGATAGTAACCGATAATGGACCACAAAtcatttcaaaaatattcaacGATTTTTGCGTAAAGTGGAAAATCAAGATTAAGGCCGCGAGCCCCCGATACCCAAAATGCAACGGTCATGCCGAAGCTGCAAATAAAACTATAATGAACAACCTCAAGAAAAGCCTCGACCTCAAGAAAAGCCTCGACCTCAAGAAAGAGAGGTGGAGCGAAGAACTGCACGGCGTCCTATAGGCCTACAGAACGACCCCCCCACACAGCAACCCCAGAAACACCGTTCTCGCTGTCTTACAGAATCGAAGCCGTAATCCCCGTCGAAATCGAGGTCTCTagccaacgacgaggaataTGTCCAGAAGACGCCGAACTCAACGAAGAGCTATTAATCCACTAGTTAGATATGATCGAGGAACGACTAGAAAAAGCAGCAATACGCATGCAAAATTACCAACAAGCCGTGGCACATTATTACGACTCCAACGTAAGAAACCGCGCTTTCTCCGTAGGTGACCTAGTTCTCCGAAAAGTGTTCGACGGAACGAAAGAACCGGGAGCAGGAAAACTAGGAACAAGatgggaaggaccatacaaaGTAACCAAAGAAATCCGAACCGGAGTCTAGGAGCTAGGAAAATGCAAAACTGGCCTTCCGGAAATGAGACCATGGAACGCCTACAACTTAAAGAAATACTACAAGTAGTGCAAACCCGAATCTCCGCTTTGCGCTGCCTCTCCGCCTCCCAAGCAACTTCCAACTCACCTCGAAGTTGTTGGATCGTGGGAAGATGACCCGCAATCTCTTCCTTACATGGAAAATTAGCCAATCGCCCCTCCATCAAAGCGGCGTATTCGTTGCTCGCCTCCATAGCCTAAGCAAAAACGATAACATCAGAGATCGTCATCCCATTCAATAAAGCACCGAAGAAAGATAACGTACCTTGGGATTCGCAACTGCCATCGGAACATAGGCATCACGCTGTCGCATACGCTCCAGAGAAGGGAGCTCGCATCCTTCCGCTCTGATCTTACGCCAGATTGCAGCGAGGGAATCGGGGTTCTAAAGGATATGAATATCGTTATCATATGAAAACGTCCACGAAGAGGCTTCAGGCACGCTCGAAAGATGGATGCTAGGGTTAATCCGCGAAGTACCTTCACTAGAAACGCGTAACGGTGGAGGAAGTCCCGAGCTCGATGACCCCGAAGTCACAGTGCTAATCTCCTCCAAGACCCGATGTCGACGCCGGTGAGTCAATGAATCGACCTCGTCGTTAAGAGCTCGATCGCCAGCAGAACTCGCCGAGTTATCCGATGCCTTACGAGTCCCACCGGCAGGGATAACAATCGACACCGGCCTAGCCAGAAGGCCAGGAGACTGAACATGCGACCTCGATCTAAGAACCGGCCCGCGCTGAACTTTCTGAGCTCGCTCTAACGACCCAACCTCAGAAGACTCATCAGAACGATCGAGCAacacctccttctccttcttccctAAAAACAAAATGAACCTAGAAGGATTTAGAATCGCGCTAATGAAGTATCTTAAAATCTTGTCAAGAGAAGGAGAACTTACTCTTGTTGCCACGACCTTTCTTGGGCCGAACGGGAGCTACCAAGGCAACATGAGCAGCACGGTTCACACCCGGCGGGAGAGCATAATCGGTTCGAATTCGGTCATGAGTAAAAGCGAGCCATCGAGGACTGCCACGTCTCAAAGTAGCCATTAACCCACAAAGCTCAGGAGTCATGGGCGCAGGGCCGAAGGGCTCTACAGATAAAAAAGAGAGGAGACTTTTAAAAGGGAAAAGGCTAAAAGACGATCAGGAGCAGACATTAttcgcaaaaaaaaattaccaatgTCGTCAGACCATTCCCTAGGGATCCTCTCAAAGTCAAAATCCCCGACCGACTCCGGGTtaaccttaaaaacaaagaacGTTTCTCTCCATCGTTCATCTTTATTGGGAATGCCTTCAATAATAACACGACCAGAGCGAGGAGCAAGAATCATCGTGCTAGGAAAGCCATTGTTCCGCTTTATAGCGAACAATTGCTTCAACTCCCTGAGGCCGAACTCAAGACCTTCCTCCTGAGCTCGGACCCAGGAGGCCAAGTAATAGCGAAAAAAGTTGGGCGCCATCTGGGTAAACGCCATCTTAAGCTCCGCCAACGCCTCAAGAAGAAAACGAGGAAGAGGAAATGATAAGCCGTCGTCCTCGAATTGCGACATATAGGCTCCACAGTACCCCGGTCTCACGGTCTCCGGAGTTTCACCGTCTTCAGGAAGTTCAATTTCGACGGCATAATCGACCCCCAGAGTTCGTAGATAGCCTCGATGTGTTTCGCCTCGAGAATTGTCTTAAGGTGGGGACTAAATTTCTCGACTGGCATAGGTTCGAATCGAGAAGAAATGTCGCAAAGGAGAGAGTACGAGAAAGAAGAACTGCTATTAGAGAAGACGATGCACTCTGTAGAATcggtatatatacaaaaaaaggaagaaaaaacagTTCCCGAAGTAGTTAATTGAAGCCAGCCACAAACCTTCGATCTCAGCCACACGATTTAAACAATGGCCGACCAGTCAAATCAAGCTGATGCGCGTGGTATCCCATTTCCCGAGAATCGCGACGACGTCGGACTAAGACATGAAGaaggacacgttgaaaaccctagagagagctacacataTAAATCGACCTTATTTTCATCCCAATCTTAGATCATTTCTTTACCGATCTCATTTGTATCATTCGATCTAGTTCaactcattgtattcgatcttattcatcaataaagtccatttttaCCTACTCAAAATTGTTTACaccgttgtgttctaaagatatcgttgcctacatcatttgtcttccctaAATCAAACttccgatcactatcaaatccttagtgtagattttaggttctacagGAACTTGTAGAAAGTATATTTAAATCCTTAATTTTCGAATTGAATagagaatatatttaaaattaactgacatttgtatttttatttatttatatatttaaatttcatgTTTGGAGATACATATTTTTGATTTGCAAACTTgacgagataaaaaaaaaattttgttttcctaaaatcttatttggaaagcaaataaaactaaaattaacttAGGGTGTCAAACTTGGGACAAGGacagatataatttaatgttgtataGCTATAATCAGTATGATACATAACATTTCATGAAAATGAGGCCCTATAATTCGTATTATCTCTTGGGGGTCTGAGGCAATGACCTTTTTAAATGTACATCAATATGCTTCTGCTGGCGAAAAACAATGGATTGCGCAAAAACTTCTTGTTGGATTCCAAATGTGGAGCATATGACTAATTGGCTATAGAAGAAGGATAGACAAAATAACAGTTACTAACaaagaaatgaaaatataacATGAATAGACAACATCGAACTCCTATCCAAGTTTGGTTAGAAATCTGACTTCCAACAAAACTCGGATATTCACTCTTGAAGTCCTCACTCCTTGGTGGGTcttcaaattttgtaaaaataaagttttaattttgataCACACAGAGAGGTAAAACTAAGGTTTATtatactttaatcttctcttACCGATTTGACACAAGCTATAAAGTCTTATCATCTCTTCTTTTAATCTGTTCTCTCTCTATCAAATATCTACCATCAAATTTAAGCATACCTTCGGTACTTGCCAAATTCCGATTAAACATTCTTCTTGGCTCCTCTAATCTACATTCGTGTATGCTGCTTTGTATGTGCACTATTTCGTTCGATGCTGGGAAATTATTACCGGTCTTGGTCAGATTCGGGCGAGAACGAATACATTATATACGGGATTCCTTATTTTAGATTGTTGCATCATTATCCCAATACTATTGatttcatccaaaaaaaaactccacTGTCAATGTTTCtcatactgtttttttttgaaaggaTGTTTCTCATACTGTTGAACCATCAGAAACAATTCATATGTAGAATATCCTAAATTTACACGAGTTATGAAAATGCTAAGTGGGTCTCTTGTTGGCTTTTGTGTTCGTGGTAAGAATCATTTTTTTCTGATAAAATGTGTGTCACGACCTAACTTCTCCACTCCACCAACTCCACCCATTAACACATCTATTAAACCCACCTTCTCCACTATGTCAcatgcaattaaaaaaaaaaaaaaatcagaaagaagagaagagtagAGAAGAGAAgggaagagaaaagaagagagggGGGAGGTGAGAAGAAGGATTTGGAGAGGTTGAGGTCGTCACCGGAGTTCGTTATAGCCTCTGCACCCCGTGACCGTGTTGAGCTTGCTACCACCGTTAATCGCAGGTAACCACCGCGAAAATCCCATGATTTAAGTTCAGTTTCGGTTCCGTTTAGTAAATCGCCCATAACTTCCTAACCCTTGAGAATTTGGTGCCTTCAAGACCATCATCGTGTTCTTCTCGTCACGACGAAGCCATAGCCACCAACCGCGCCGCGATTGGAGCCCGGACGAGCCCTCACGCGCCTCCAGAAGATCACCCTGCGCGCGCGCGTGAAAcgcacgcgccgccgccgccaccgcagctccgccgtcctccgccgtcgccgccggccaaTTTTCCGGTAAGACGCCGCCGCagctccgccgccgccgccggtgaccgacaccggtgactcggtcaactcggccgagtcaactcagcgagtcaactcggttgactcggttaaccggttggttaaccggtttaaattgattttaattcggttaggttaaaccggtcggttaaaatcaattggaaatcggttaagataaaccggattaattaattaattaaataattaattaaataattgatctttgaccagcgggttgacttttccgtaaatacccgttttaaaccgttcgaaaggcgttctgactcggaatttcgatctgatttcagatttggagtccatttgagcagttggagttcatagataccacTCCTCTTCCTTGCTAAGGTGAGTGTCTATTCCGAACTTCTCGTTCACGGCTTAGGattccgaataaatataatttatttctaatatgtTCCGTCTGCTTGaatcgagtctgtcattgcttgtttggttattaggttctttgcttaaaccggaactagggtgGTAGATGGTTCAACAATGATTGATTCACTTGATATAATTCTTAGTTATGGATATGTTTGGGGCGGCTACAGGAAGGTGTTCCTGTATGTCAGATTGTTTGTAAGGGTACGGCCAGATTCAGTCGACCGTCTGGACCGTATTCTGGAGAGGTAGATAAATCGTCTAAGGGCGGTGTTACCGAGCACTTAGGTCGGCGTGTTTcatttggcctgttagtgggcagcgagtgtacacctcgctaggaccattgtttgttgcttgggtactttaggtaccgtgtttgacatgtattagatttaaattataattattcgAAATGTTATGTCCGTGTTCCCGGACTTCGGgatagcatcccatacctcattgggcgattcccctgtcgctcacccctcactTTTTCCCCCTTTTAGGTGAGATCAATGAGCAGGAGTGATCCTATCAGACTTGGGCTTCTTGGTGCTATTTGGGGCTTTTGGGCTTTTACTACTATCGGGCTTTGGACTTCTATCACTCTTTTCGTTTTATCGCTTTTGGGCATTTGAGCTGCTATCTATCGCTTATGTTTATTTCCCATTTCAAACTTTTGGTTTATGTCGTATTTTATATTTCGGATGTTATCGTTATCGGGCCTTTTGGCCTTATGCTATcgtattgacttttatattatgatggagatta includes:
- the LOC125590582 gene encoding uncharacterized protein LOC125590582; the protein is MDPSPIRSNCIESIDLDLFRSMRPIASRKVNIPDKRSCASREAINSSTIIAFEDTIPKGEIVTFHEHETIKLDIPHDDALVIALEVEGAVFSKILVDTGSAVDVILQKTLQSLEQPIPMIRQETTPLASFGGKSVSSLGIILLTTRVYDLKLKTEFTVVDHPMPFDAIVGRPWLHQMRRSPRFITNV
- the LOC125590583 gene encoding uncharacterized protein LOC125590583 is translated as MSQFEDDGLSFPLPRFLLEALAELKMAFTQMAPNFFRYYLASWVRAQEEGLEFGLRELKQLFAIKRNNGFPSTMILAPRSGRVIIEGIPNKDERWRETFFVFKVNPESVGDFDFERIPREWSDDIEPFGPAPMTPELCGLMATLRRGSPRWLAFTHDRIRTDYALPPGVNRAAHVALVAPVRPKKGRGNKRKKEKEVLLDRSDESSEVGSLERAQKVQRGPVLRSRSHVQSPGLLARPVSIVIPAGGTRKASDNSASSAGDRALNDEVDSLTHRRRHRVLEEISTVTSGSSSSGLPPPLRNPDSLAAIWRKIRAEGCELPSLERMRQRDAYVPMAVANPKAMEASNEYAALMEGRLANFPCKEEIAGHLPTIQQLRDDVFQNEAGYRGRGDVGECFRFDPLGEIVGSY